A stretch of Telopea speciosissima isolate NSW1024214 ecotype Mountain lineage chromosome 11, Tspe_v1, whole genome shotgun sequence DNA encodes these proteins:
- the LOC122646759 gene encoding amino-acid permease BAT1 homolog: MVQKSDGGVFPSLVHNGDAYLDTGTTRLQQLGYKQELKRDLSVISNFAFSFSIISVLTGITTLYNTGLTYGGPIVMTYGWLIAGLFTMTVGLSMAEICSSYPTSGGLYYWSAKLAGKDWAPFASWLTGWFNIVGQWAVTTSVDYSLAQLIQVILLLSTGGKNGGGYQASKYIVIAIHGGILLVHAIINSLSISFLSFFGQLAAAWNILGVFVLMILIPTVATEKASANFVFTHFNTDNGQGINSKVYIFVIGLLMSQYTLTGYDASAHMSEETKDADKNGPKGIISAIGISIVVGWAYLLGITFAVTNIPNLLSSDNDAGGYAIAEVFYQAFKSRYGSGVGGIICLGVVAVAIFFCGMSSMTSNSRMAYAFSRDGAMPFSSLWHQVNKQEVPLYAVWLSACISFCMALPSLRSLVAFQAMVSIATIGLYIAYALPIFFRVTLARKSFIPGPFNLGRYGILVGWVAVLWVSTITVLFSLPVAYPVTKDTLNYTPVAVGGLLILTVSAWIISARHWFKGPITNIDI, encoded by the exons ATGGTTCAGAAAAGCGATGGAGGAgtcttcccttctcttgttcacaATGGCGATGCTTATTTGGATACAGGCACTACACGTCTGCAACAACTTGGTTATAAGCAGGAGCTGAAGCGTGATCTCTC GGTGATTTCGAATTTTGCGTTCTCCTTTTCGATTATATCGGTGCTTACAGGGATAACCACCCTTTACAATACTGGGCTTACATATGGTGGCCCTATTGTTATGACTTATGGATGGTTGATTGCTGGTCTCTTCACCATGACTGTTGGGTTGTCGATGGCTGAGATATGCTCCTCTTACCCAACCTCAGGTGGTCTCTACTATTGGAGTGCCAAGCTTGCTGGCAAGGATTGGGCGCCCTTTGCCTCATGGTTGACTGGCTG GTTCAACATTGTTGGTCAG TGGGCTGTCACAACAAGTGTGGATTACTCGCTGGCACAACTTATTCAAGTGATTCTTCTACTTAGCACAGGGGGAAAAAATGGCGGTGGATATCAGGCTTCTAAATATATAGTTATTGCCATCCATGGTGGAATTCTACTTGTTCATGCCATCATTAATAGCCTTTCTATAtcatttttatccttttttggtCAACTTGCTGCTGCATGGAATATCTTAG GTGTTTTTGTCCTCATGATTCTCATACCAACTGTTGCAACTGAGAAGGCTAGTGCCAATTTTGTTTTTACTCACTTCAACACGGATAATGGACAAGGAATCAACAGCAAAGTTTACATATTTGTTATTGGACTCCTGATGAGCCAGTACACTCTAACTGGTTATGATGCCTCCGCACATATG TCCGAAGAGACAAAGGATGCAGATAAGAATGGACCGAAAGGAATAATAAGTGCGATAGGCATATCCATTGTTGTTGGATGGGCTTACCTACTTGGTATCACATTTGCAGTAACAAACATCCCTAACCTTTTGAGCAGTGACAATGATGCCGGTGGTTATGCCATTGCGGAAGTGTTCTACCAAGCCTTCAAGAGTAGATATGGCAGTGGAGTTGGGGGAATTATATGCCTGGGAGTGGTTGCTGTTGCCATATTTTTCTGTGGCATGAGTTCTATGACAAGTAACTCCAG GATGGCATATGCATTCTCAAGAGATGGAGCTATGCCCTTTTCATCATTGTGGCATCAAGTGAACAAGCAAGAGGTCCCACTATATGCAGTTTGGCTCTCTGCATGTATCTCATTTTGCATGGCATTGCCG TCTCTCAGAAGCTTAGTGGCATTTCAAGCAATGGTGTCAATTGCAACCATTGGACTCTATATTGCCTATGCGCTACCAATCTTCTTTAGGGTGACATTGGCCCGCAAAAGTTTTATTCCAGGACCCTTCAACTTGGGCCGATATGGAATCCTTGTGGGCTGGGTTGCGGTTCTTTGGGTATCAACAATCACTGTCCTTTTCTCTTTGCCTGTAGCATATCCCGTTACAAAGGACACTCTCAACTACACTCCTGTTGCGGTTGGCGGCCTCCTTATCCTCACTGTTTCAGCTTGGATTATCAGTGCACGGCATTGGTTCAAAGGTCCCATCACCAACATAGATATTTGA